The following DNA comes from Amycolatopsis albispora.
GCCGGACCCCGCCGGAGGGCGCGGGCGGACGCGTCGCCGGAGGGTGTGGTCGGGTGCGCCGCCGGTAGTCGCGGGGGCTTCCGGCGGCGTTTGACCGGTGCGGCGCATAGAGCGAGGCGGGTGGGGCTCAGGTGTCGCTGAGGGCGTCCAGGATTTGCTGCCCGTACTTGGCCAGTTTGTTCTCGCCGACCCCGTTCACCTGGCCCAGCTGGTCCAAAGTAGACGGGGCCATGGTGGCGATCTCCCGCAGCGTGGCATCGTGGAAGATGACGTAGGCTGGCACGCCCTGTTCCTTCGCGGTGGCCGCGCGCCAAGAGCGCAGCAGCTCGAAAACCGGCTTCGCCTCGGCGGGGAGGTCTGGCTGCTCACGCTTCGCTTTGGCCGCCTTCGCGGCCTTCGCTACGCGTTCCGGCTCTCGCCGCAGCCGTACCTCGCGGCGCCGCCCCAGCACCTCGCCGCTTTCCTCGGTGAGCACCAGCGTGCCGTAGTCGCCTTCGACCGCGAGCAGGCGCTGCGCCAGCAGCTGCCGCACGACGCCGCGCCATTCCGACTCGGCCAGCTCGGTGCCGATGCCGAACACGGTCAGCGAGTCGTGGTCGTGCTGGATCACCTTCGCCGTCTTGCGCCCGAGCAGGATGTCGATCACCTGCCCGGCGCCGAACTTCTGCCGCCGCTCGTGCTGCAGCCGGTACACGGTGGACAGCAGCTTCTGCGCGGGAATGGTGCCGTCCCACGACTCCGGCGGCGTCAGGCAGGTGTCGCAGTTGCCACAGGGATCGCTCTTCTGGCCGAAGTAGGCGAGCAGCTGCACACGACGGCATTCGACCGTCTCGCACAGGGCCAGCATCGCGTCGAGATGCGAGCCGAGCCGACGCCGGTGCGCGTCGTCGCCCTCGGAGGTGTCGATCATCTTGCGCTGCTGCACCACGTCCTGCAGCCCGTAGGCCAGCCACGCGGTGGACGGCAGGCCGTCACGCCCGGCGCGGCCGGTCTCCTGGTAGTAGCCCTCCACGGACTTCGGCAGGTCGAGATGGGCGACGAAGCGCACGTCCGGCTTGTCGATGCCCATGCCGAAGGCGATGGTGGCGACCACGATCAGCCCGTCCTCGCGCAGGAAGCGGGCCTGGTGCTCGGCGCGGGTGCGCGAGTCCAGCCCGGCGTGGTAGGGCACCGCCTGGAAACCGTTGGCGGACAGGAACTCCGCGGTTTTCTCCACCGAGTTGCGGGACAGGCAGTAGACGATGCCCGCGTCGCCGGCGTGCTCGGTGCGCAGCAACTCCAGCAGCTGGCGCTTCGGCTCGTTCTTCGGCACGATGCGGTACTGGATGTTCGGCCGGTCGAAGCTGGCCACGAAGTGCCGCGCCTCGCCGAGGTTCAGCCGGGTGGCGATCTCGCGGTGGGTGGCCTCGGTGGCGGTGGCGGTCAGCGCGATGCGCGGCACGTCCGGC
Coding sequences within:
- the recQ gene encoding DNA helicase RecQ, with product MTASGLSVSEPAEVLRRVFGYDSFRGPQQEIIEQVTGGGDALVLMPTGGGKSLCYQIPALVRDGVGVVISPLIALMQDQVDALRALGVRAGFLNSTQDFEERRLVEAEFAAGELDLLYLAPERLKVESTTALLNRGKISLFAIDEAHCVAQWGHDFRPDYLALSQLHERWPDVPRIALTATATEATHREIATRLNLGEARHFVASFDRPNIQYRIVPKNEPKRQLLELLRTEHAGDAGIVYCLSRNSVEKTAEFLSANGFQAVPYHAGLDSRTRAEHQARFLREDGLIVVATIAFGMGIDKPDVRFVAHLDLPKSVEGYYQETGRAGRDGLPSTAWLAYGLQDVVQQRKMIDTSEGDDAHRRRLGSHLDAMLALCETVECRRVQLLAYFGQKSDPCGNCDTCLTPPESWDGTIPAQKLLSTVYRLQHERRQKFGAGQVIDILLGRKTAKVIQHDHDSLTVFGIGTELAESEWRGVVRQLLAQRLLAVEGDYGTLVLTEESGEVLGRRREVRLRREPERVAKAAKAAKAKREQPDLPAEAKPVFELLRSWRAATAKEQGVPAYVIFHDATLREIATMAPSTLDQLGQVNGVGENKLAKYGQQILDALSDT